The genomic region GTCGACAGGTTCGCTCCGGCTAGCGCGATCGACCAGGTCCGGCCGCCGTCGCTGGTCCTGTACAGGCCGCGATTGGGCGAATCCGACCACAGGGGTCCGGGCGCGCAGGCGTAGACGGTGTTGCTGTCGGACGGGTCTACGACGATCTTCGTAATTCGCTCTGTCCCGCCGAGGCCCATCCGGGTCCAGGTCTCGCCGCCGTCGGTCGATTTGTAGATGCCGTCGCCGACGGAAACCGAGTTGCGGGTCCACGGCTCACCGGTGCCGGCCCAGACCACTTCCTTGTTCGACGGGTCGAGCGCAAGCGCTCCGATCGATTGGACGTCCTGCCTGTCGAAGACGGGCTTGAACGTTGTCCCTCCGTCCTCGGACTTCCACACTCCGCCCGAGGCTGATCCGACGAAGATGGTGACCTTGCCGTCGGCTTCCTGGCGGGCGGCCAAAGCCGCAACCCGGCCGGACATCGCCGCCGATCCGATATTCCGGATTCCAAGACCTGAGATTGCAGCGCTGTTCGCGGTCGGCGGGACCGTCGCGGCGATGGAGGGGGCGGCGATGATGGCCGCGGATGCGAGCAAGATTTGACGGAGCATCACGGTCACTCCCCCTTCGGCGGCTGAGAGGAATCCTGGGGCTGGGTGGCGGGCGTTGGCGGCTGCTGCTCAGGCGGCTTGTTCGATGCGTCGGGCGGAGCGCCGCCGATCATCGCCGACGAGGGGCCGGCCGGCTGGGTGAACAGGGCAGGAGTGACCGGCGGGTTCGCCTCCGCGCTTTCGATCAGCACGCGCTGGCGCTGGTTGGACTGGCCCTGAGACCAGCTTTCGAGCGACATCGGGAAATAGACTCCGTCCACCTTCTCGTAGTCGCCGAGCTCGGTTTCGGTGGTCTGCGGAGCGCCGCGAATCCGGCGCACCTCGGTCATCTTGATCTCGAGGAACGTGTCGGGATCGAGAAGGTAGGTGAACTCGTCGCCGTCCTTCTGCGTGACCTTGAGTTTGTAGGCCGAGGTCCCATCGAAATTCTCACGGCCAAGGTAGGCGATGGTGCTTCCGTCCTTGCGCGAGTCCTGCAGGACACCGTCGATTCGCGACGAGTCAGCCATCGACCGAGCTTCGTCCGCCGACATCGTCTCCGCGTCCTTGCGGCCCTGGAAGGGATTGATCCGCCAGGCGGTTTGGCCGTCATAGCCCTGCATGTAGGTTAGGCCTTGGACATTGCCTTCCATGCGCGCCTCGATCCCGTCGCTTCCGCCGCGTGCGCGGATTTCGCCATAGGCGAGCTCGAAGTCGCCGGGAAAAATCAGCTTACCGTGAAGGGCGATCGCCTTGATCGCGGCCAACGCCTGGGCGCCGCCTCGGGCTTCGAGATTCTTGTCGAGAAGACTTTGCGCGGTGACGTCCTGAGCGTGAGCGGGAATGGCAGCCGACACGCAAAGCGCGGCTGCAAGCACGTGACGAACGGCCATATCTACTGCCCCCTGGATAGGCGGCGAGCATGCGACCGGCACCGGAACGAATCAAGCTTGGGGAGGCGCCGAATCCGCTGTCCGTCGAAAAGGGCAGCGTTTTCGTCAGACCAGCGGCCGCTCCCGAAACCATTTGGTGATGATGAACTTCACGCCTTTGCGCACCTTCATCCCGTGGTGGAGGGTAGCGGGGTTTGGGGCTCCGTCGGCAAGGAGGTTGTTCCAGGCGAGCAGCTTGCCGCGCTCCGGGTGGACGGTCTTGCCGATGGTCTTGAACCGTGTCGCTCCGCCGTCCTCCGGATCATTGAGGTAGAGCATCGCCGTCCAGGTCCGCTGCCCGCCGGCGGCGGTGTGGACGTAATAATCATAGCTCCCCGGGTTGAACGTGTCGGTGTGGGCGCGGAATTCCTGGCCGACCGCGTAGCGCTGGCCCTGGATCGGCTCGCCGAGTGCCGGGTCGAGCCCTAGCAGGCCGACAATCCTGCAGTCGACGTCAGCGACCACCGCGTCGCCTGAATCGAGGTCGCAGGTTTCGCTCGTTCGGAAATTCGCGATCCCGCTGTCGTCGGCGATGGTCGACGGCCGTCGCTGGCTGTCTATCCGCTCGATGATCGCGTCGCAGAGCTCGGGGGGAAGGAAGTCGCGGACGATGAACAGGTCGAGGCTGGCGCTCGGCACCTTCTGAACGCCGGGAGTGCCGGCGAGGCGTTCAGCCACTGCGGAGGAGTCACAGCCCGTAGCCGGACCCTTTTTGCATGTCGTGCTGAGTGATCACTGCTTTCACCACGTTGTTCATCAGTTTCATCCGAACCGGCAGCGGAGTGGAAGTCTTCTTGATCATCACCGCAACCGAATAGGCGCGGCCGTCCGGGGCGGTCAGGATTCCGATATCGTTATAACCCGCCTGCACTCCGTCGAGCTCCTGGCCGGTCCCGGTCTTGTGGCTGAGCGTCCAGCCGGGCTGCAGCCCGCCCTTGAGACGGTTGGGGCCGGTGTGGGTGTTGCCCATGATGTTGAGCAGCCGAGCCGTTGATTCGGGCGACAGGAGCTCGCCGCGCTTCAGGCGAGCGAGTGCGGCGACGATCGCGCTGGGCGAGGCGCCGTCATAGGGATCCTCGATGTAGCGGTTCAGCGCGGCCCGGCGGACAGAGCGCGGCAGGGCGTTGCGAGCCTCGAAGAAGGCGTTGCCGACCGAATAGCTCTGCGACCACAGGAGTCCCGCGATCTTGCTCTGGAGCGCACGCTCGCCGTCGTAGAATCGGATCGCGCCGAGGCGCTTGTCGGCGATCATCTTTCGAACCGCGGCCGCTCCGCCCACCGAGCGCATCAGCTTATCGTTGGCCGTATTGTCGCTGGTGGTGATCGCACGAACCATCAGGTCGGAAAGCGTCGTAGTGTAGCCGCCACCCAGGATCAGCGACCGGATCGGCTGGTGGAACAAGGTCAGGTCGGACCGGGTGAGGGTAACCCTGTCGTCGAGCCGCACCCTCCCCTTGTCGACCGCGTCGAGCGCGGTGAGGGATACCCAGAGCTTGGACACGCTCTGCTGCGGATAAAGCTCATTGTCCTTCCAGCCGGTTTGCCACCCCTGGTCGATCGACCTGACGGCGATTCCGACACGGCCGTCGAAGGCGTTGCCGAGCGCATCGATCCGGTCGCGAAGGTAGGCGGGTGCGACGGGCGCTCTTGTTACCGGCTGGGCGACAAGTTGCGCCGCCTGCGCCTGCCGCTTCACCGGCGCCGGCTTCGGCTGCTCGACGGACCGGATCGTCGCGGCGCCGATTTGGGTCATCCCGGCCAGCGCAAGTGCCAGCCCGACACGGCTCCAAAGTGACGTCATGAGCTCAAATTCTCCCACCCTCTTCCGCTATTCTCAATGGCTTAGCAGCGCGCTCCTGAACCGTCGCTGTGTGGCCGGCGAGAAGAATCGCACAGGCGATTCTCCCTGCCAACCCCTCAGGACGGGTCGGAACGTCCGAGCAGCGCGGTGGATTCGATTTCGTCGAGCGCTCGGTGGGAGGCGACGTAGCGGCGGGCGGAGTTGATCCAGTCGCGGGCGCGCGGCGCTCCGGGAAGGCGCATCGTCTCTGCAAGGGCGGAATCCACTTCTCCCGACATCAGGTGCGCCAAAGCACGCTCGTACCGTGCTTTAGGCTGGCTGGACGGACGGTCGGAGCGATGGACGGTGATCAGCGACGACAGGCCGCGCTGCACGCCAGTCCAAAGACCCTCGTTCGGCGGCGGTCCGATCAGCTCCGGCTCGAGGTCCTGGAACTGGCCGATCAGCTCGGTAAGCCGAACCGGCGACCGCGAGGAGGTGACGATCGTCGCTACCGCTTCGGGATGATCCTTTCCGAACCGGTCCACGAGCAGCGGCTCGAGATAGCCGAGCGCGACTCCGCGCTCGATCGCACGGCGTGCAGCAAAGGCTATGAGGAGCGCGTCGGCGCGGCCGGCAGAGCCTTGCGCCTGGGCGCTCTCGCTCTCGACCCGCTGAAGCCGCGCCTGGAGTTGGCCTATCTGGTCAGCGATGGCGGGGTTGAGGGTTGAAGTCGGATGCGGCTGGACCGGCAAAACCAGCTGTTGCGGCGGAGGCGCCGGTGCGGTGACTCCAAGCACGCGCGCAACCGACTGGTAATGGGCAAGCGCCCAGGTCGCTGCAGCCGCGCCGACCAGCACGAGCACCAGGCCGATGAGGAGCCGCGCTCCCCAACCCATTTCGCTTCGGCCCGCCCGCTCCATCAGCCGCGTTTGTTGCACAGCCGCGCGGCGATGGCGAGAAGCGCCGAGTCGGCGGGTTCGGTGGCGACTTCGACCTCCTGCCACCCCGCACCGGCAGCCCGCGCTGCCTCACCGCTGATTGCAGCGATGCTCAGAATCTTGCGATCGAGCAGCCCCTGATCGGCAAGGTCCTTCAACCGCTGGCCGGCGCGTGGCGAGTGAACGAGCAGGACGGCATCGGCCAATGCCGGCAAGGCCGGGGGCGGTTCGACTGCGACGCTCTCGTAGACCGGAACGGCCTCAATCGATCCAGTGGAGGCAGGGCGCCGGTGGCGGCCGCACAGGTGAAGCAACTTGAGTTTCGGCGAGAGCGACTCGAGTAGATCCCCGACGCCTCCGTTTCCGGCCTTCGCCACGGTCAAACCCGCTTCCTTCGCTGCTGCTGCGGTCGCTTCGCCGACGCAGTAAGTCGGCAAGTCGCGAAAGGCGTCGAGACCCGGCCCCGCCTGGAGCACCGCGTTGGCGCTGGTCAGAAGCACGCAGTCGAACTTCTGCGGATCGGGCGGCGTCCATTCCAGCGCCTCGATTCGAAATAATGGCGCGATCAGCGGATCGAGCCCCATTGCCCGAACGGAGGCCGCGGTCCTGCTCGCGCCCGGCTCAGGCCGCAGGATCGCGACCGGCCTCATGCTTTGGCGAACAGCCTCCGGATCGACTCCGGCGCCCGCTCGAGCATGTCCAGCGCGAGCTTCTCAGCCGACGCGTCATTACCGCACGGGAAGCTGGCCTCGTCGCGAACCCGGTCCTTTCCATCTACCGACAGGATCTCGGCGCGCAGGAAAACCTTCGTCCGCTCAACCGTAGCCAGGGCGGCGACGGGCGAAAGACATGAACCTCCAAGGGCCCGTGCGAAGGCCCGCTCGGCAGTCACCGTGGCCCGGCTTCCCGCGTCGTCGAGCAGCTTCAACAGCTGCAGGCAGTCGGTGTCTTCGGCACGGCATTCGACTCCGAGCGCGCCCTGGCCAGGTGCCGGAAGCATGATGTCGAACGGGATGGACGTACCGACATGATCGAGCTTCAGCCGGTGAAGGCCGGCGGCCGAAAGAATGGTGGCGTCCACTTCGCCGGCCTCCAGCTTCTTCAGGCGTGTATCGACATTTCCGCGCATCGGAATGATCTTCAGATCGGGCCTTGCCGCGAGCAGCTGGGCGGCGCGTCTTGGCGACGAAGTACCGACGACCGCGCCCTTCTTCAGCTGGTCGATGCTCTCCGCGCCGATCAGCTTGTCGTCGACGTAAACCCTCGGCCGGATCGCTGCGAGGCGGATCTCCACGGGGCGGATAACCTCGACGTCCTTCATCGAGTGGACTGCGAAATCGATGTCCCCGTTCAAAAGCGCGGCATCGAGCTCCTTCGTCCAAAGCGCCTTGCCGCCGACCTCGGCCAGCGGGCGGTCGGTGATCTTGTCGCCGCTGGTCTTGATGGAGACGATTTCGACATGCCCCGCCGGCCAGCGTTCGACCACCTCCAGCGCGGAGGCGATCTTTCGCGCCTGTACCATCGCCAAAAGAGATCCGCGGGTGCCAAGTCTGGGGTTACGGCGCATAGCTTCCACTAGTCCAACGGTTCGGGCATTGGGAAGAACGCATGTCGCTCATCCTCGGCCTCGAATCCTCGTGCGACGATACCGCCGCGGCGCTGGTCACCGGCGATCGCCGGATTCTCGCCCAGGCCGTGGTCGGGCAGAACGATGCGCACCGCCCTTATGGCGGCGTGGTTCCGGAGATTGCCGCGCGGGCGCATGTGCAAATCCTTCCCGACCTCATTCGCCATGTTCTCGCCGAGGCGAATACGGACATCGCCGAGGTAGACGCCATCGCCGCGACGGCCGGCCCGGGGCTCATCGGCGGGGTGATGGTCGGTCTACTCACCGGGAAAGGCCTGGCGCTGTCCGCGGGCAAGCCACTGGTGGCGGTCAACCATCTCGAAGGCCATGCGCTGAGCCCCCGCCTCGTCGATCCGGACCTCGATTTTCCCTACCTGTTGCTCCTGGTCTCCGGCGGTCATTGCCAGATCCTCGAGGTGCTCGGCGTAGGCGACTATCGTCGGGTCGCGACGACGATCGACGATGCGGCCGGCGAAGCGTTCGACAAGGCTGCGAAGCTGCTTGGCCTGCCTTATCCCGGCGGTCCGGCGATCGAGCAGCTGGCGAAGGAGGGCGACCCCGGAGCGGTGCCCCTTCCGCGACCGCTGGTGGGCTCGGGCGAGCCGCATTTCTCCTTCGCGGGCCTCAAGAGCGCGGTTCAGCGAGCGGCGGCTTCCGGCGATCATTCGCCCGCCGACATTGCCGCGAGCTTCCAGCAGGCGGTGGTCGATTGCCTGGTCGACCGCGCGCGGCTCGCGCTCGAACGAAGCGACGCGCCGACGCTGGTCGTCGCCGGCGGAGTCGCCGCCAACCAGGCGATTCGCTCGGCGCTCCAGCAACTCGCCACCGGCAGCGGCCGCCGCTTCAGCGTGCCGCCCGGCTGGCTCTGCACCGACAATGCGGCGATGATCGCCTGGGCGGGAGCCGAGCGGTACGAGCGCGGGATGGTCGATGACCTGTCGGTTCCGGCGCGCGCTCGCTGGCCGCTCGATCCCGAAGCCGAGAAGGTCCGCGGCGCGGGGGTGAAGGCATGAAGCGCGTGGCGGTCATCGGCGGCGGCGCCTGGGGCACGGCGCTTGCGCAGGTGGCTGCCAAGGCCGGCCGCGACACCCTGCTTTGGGCGCTCGAAAGCGACGTCGTCGACGGAATCAACGAGAGCCACGAAAACGGCCTCTTCCTGCCCGGAATTCCGCTGGACCCTGCAATCCGCGCCACTGGCGACCTCGACGAGATCGCCGATTGCGACGCGTGGCTGGTGGTCACCCCCGCCCAGCATATGCGCGCGGTTCTCGAGCGAGCGCCGCGCTGCGACGTGCCCCGGATCCTCTGCTCGAAGGGGATCGAGGAGCATCGTGGCGAGCTGCTGCACCAGGTTGCCGCGGAAGCCTGCCCGGGTGCTCCGGTAGCGGTCCTGTCGGGGCCGACCTTCGCTCACGAGGTGGCGAAAGGGCTTCCGACCGCGGTGACTCTTGCGGCCGAGGATGAATCGCTCGGCGCGAGGCTCCGCGCCGGGCTCGCCCAGCCGACCTTCCGGATTTATGCGAGCAATGACGTAGCGGGGGCGGAGATCGGCGGCGCAGTCAAGAACGTGCTGGCGATCGCCTGCGGCGTCGTCGAGGGCCGCGGGCTTGGCCAGAACGCCCGCTCGGCACTGATCGCGCGCGGATTTGCCGAAATGACCCGCTTTGGGGTCGCGATGGGCGCCCGCCGCGAAACGCTCGCAGGCCTGTCGGGACTGGGCGATCTCGTCCTCACCTGCTCGTCGACCAGCTCGCGAAACTATTCGCTCGGGGTAGGCCTCGGCCAAGGCAAGTCGGCCACCGAGCTGATGGCCGATCGGCGAACGGTCGCTGAAGGCGCGTTCACAGCGCCCGTTCTTGCCCGGCTTGCAAAGCAACGCGGGATCGACATGCCGATTGTCGACGCGGTCGACGCGCTGCTCAAAGACGCAAGGGTGGATTCGGTGCTTGAGGCGTTGCTGTCCAGGCCGCCGCGAGTCGAAGGCGTCTAGAAATCGATCGCAATTCCCTTCTTCTCCCAGTCGCCATAGCGGGTCGGGTCGGGCCGCGCCTCCTCGCCCTCGGGAGGGCCGGGGTCGGCGACCGGCTCCGGTTCGGGAACCGGAGGCGACTTGGACAAATGCTTGGGCGGATCGAGATGCCTGGGCCGTTTCATGCCGCCAAGATGAGCTGTGCCTAAGCCGATGCCAAGCGCGGAAGGCGTTCCGGCCCGAAAAGCAGCCCTGCAAATGCTCGATTCAGTCCTTCGCGGCGGGCGGACCCTGGAAGCCGCATCCGGTGGAACCCGCAACCTGCCAGCCAACGACCAGGCGTTCGCGGTTGCCATCGCCGGCGAAGTGCTTCGGCGGCTTCCCGACCTCGATTCGCTGATCGACAGCGCAACCAGGCAGCGGCTCCCGGACGATTCGAAGGCGCGGATGGTGCTTCGGATGGCGCTCGCGCAGAAGCTGGCGCTCAATACGCCCGACCACGCGGTGGTCGCGACCGCGCTCCCGCTGGTCGACGGCGGGCCGCGCCGGCTGGTCCACGGCGTTCTCGGCACTCTCCTTCGCCGGGGCCTCACTGCAAACGAGGCTCCGAATCTCCCACCTGAGGTCGAGGAGCGGTGGGCACAAGCGTGGGGGCGGGATGTCGTCGAGGCCGCACGCCGCCAGATCGCGGCTCGCCCTGCGCTCGACCTCAGCTTCAAGTCGGACGAGGCGGCCCAGCTCTTCGTCGCCGAGACGGGCGCTCGTTCGCTCGCTTCCCGCCATGTGCGCCTCGAGGATTCGGGTTCGGTCGCCGCCTTGTCGGGCTTTTCCGGAGGTGATTGGTGGGTGCAGGACCTCGCCGCGTCGCTTCCCGCGCGCCTCATCCGCGCTGATGCCGGCGACGTCCTGGACCTTTGCTCGGCGCCGGGCGGCAAGGCCATGCAGCTCGCCGCCGCCGGTCACCAAGTGGTTGCTCTCGATTCGTCGAAGCGCCGGCTCCAGCGACTTTCGGAAAACCTCGAGCGCACCGGCCTTTCCGCCGACACGGTCGCGGCCGATGTTCTCGACTGGAAGCCGGACCGGCAGTTCGACGCCATCCTTCTCGATGCACCCTGCTCCGCGACCGGCACCTTCCGCCGCCATCCGGAAGTGCTCTACCGCGCCCGCCCCCGGATCGTCGCCGAATCCGCGGAGCTTCAAGCAAAGCTGATCGCCCGGGCGGCGGACTGGGTCCGGCCGGGTGGAACGCTCGTCTATTCGGTCTGCTCGCTAGAGCCGAAGGAGGGCGAAGAGATCGTCACGGGGTTCCTCGGCAACCGTCGTGACTTCCGAATCGCCGCTCCAGAACTGGGCGAACTGCCCGGCTTCGTGGCGGCGCAACCCGACGGCTGGGTGCGAATCCTCCCGGGCCTCATCGAAAGCGAGGGCGGGCTCGACGGCTTCTTCACCGCGCGCCTTGTCCGCGCCGTTTAATATCGTCTAATCGGGCCAATGGCCGGGCCCCTCATCGCACCTTCGATCCTGTCAGCCGACTTCGCGAAGCTCGGCGAGGAAGTGCGCGCCATCGACGAGGCGGGCGCCGACTGGGTCCATATCGACGTGATGGACGGGCATTTCGTCCCCAATCTTACGATCGGTCCGGCTGTCGTGAAGGCTCTCCGCCCGCACACGTCCAAGCCGTTCGACGTCCACTTGATGATCTCGCCGGTCGACCCGTTCCTGGATGCGTTCGCGGAGGCTGGTGCGGATGTGATCACCGTCCATCCCGAAGCCGGCCCGCACCTCCATCGGACGATCCAGCGAATCAAGTCGTTGGGGAAGAAAGCGGGCGTGTCCCTCAACCCGGCGACCCCGGCGAAAGCGCTCGATTATGTGCTCGAAGAGGTCGACCTGGTGCTGGTCATGAGCGTCAATCCAGGCTTTGGCGGACAGAAGTTCATTTCCAGCCAGCTTCGCAAGATCGAGGCGATCGCCAAGCGCATCGCCAAGGAGAATCTCGACGTCCTGATCGAGGTCGACGGAGGGATCGATCCCGAAACCGCGCCACAGGCGGTGAATGCCGGAGCCAATGTGCTCGTCGCCGGAAGCGCGACGTTCCGCGGCGGTCAGGGCAGCTACGCGGCCAATATCCGGGCGCTTCGGGGAGAGGGATGAGCGCACGGGACGCCGCGGCGCGCGACGTCGTCCGGAAGCTTGCCAAGGGCTCGCTGCTGTCGAGGCTCACCGGTTCGAGGCGGCAGCCGCTTCGCCTGACCGCAGTCCCGCGCGACCATGTCCACGGTGACAGGCGGGCCGGCGATGCGCTTCTTTCCGGAACGTTCGTCTGCGGCCCCGAGACTCTTTCGCTTGCCGATCTCGACTTCGCCGCGGTCGGTGCCGACGGACCGGTCGCCGAGCAGCTCCAGGGCTTTTCCTGGCTTCGCGATCTGGCCGCCGCCGCTACGCGGGAGAAGGGAGCGAAGCTTGCCGAGGCGGTCGTCGGCCGCTGGCTCCTCGCTCATGGCACACGGGTCGACGCCGCCTGGCGGCCCGAACTTTGGGGAGAGCGAATCCTCTTCTGGACAGCTTACGCGCCCTACATCCTGTCGAGCACCGATTCCGGCTACCGCTCCGCGCTCCTCAACACGCTCGCCCGTGGCGCGCGCCATCTAGAATCGAATGCGGAGCGCGCGCCCGCGGGCTTGAAGCGGGTCACGGCCTGGGCGGGCGCTGTCGCCGCGGCGTTGCTGGTCCAGGGCGGAGTGGCCCGTGTCGCCCGCGCCGAATCGGGCCTCGGCCGAGCGCTCTCGTCCGCACAATCCGATGACGGCGGCCTGATCAGCCGCACGCCTTGGGAACAGGCGTTGCTGGTCGATCGGCTCGGCCTTCTTCGCTCGGCTTATTTCGCTGCCAAGCACACGCCACCCGAAAGCTTCGAGACCGCAGCAGCCGCCGCATTGTCGGCGCTCCACGGAGTGATCCTCGGCGACGGCGGATTGTCCAGCTGGGAAGGCGGCAATGCGGGAAGTTCGGCCCGTCTCACAGCGATCGTCGAAGGCTGCGGAATGCGCGCTCGGCCGCTGCGACAGCCGCGTGGTTGGGGCTTCCACCGGCTCTCCGCCCTCGGAACCATCGTCGTGATGGACGCGGCGCCGCCTCCGGCGGCCAAAACGGGCTCCTCCGGCTCCGCTTCGACGTTAGCGTTCGAGCTATCGGATGGGCCCCAGCGGCTGATCGTCAATTGCGGCGGTCCCGGTGCCGGGCCGACGCTCATGCCGCCCGAGCTGGTCAGCGCCCTCCGGACCACTGCCGCGCACAGCACCGTCACCGTGGCCGATAGCAATTCGACCGCGATCCTCTCCGACGGCACCCTCGGCAAGGGCGTCACCGACGTGCTGATCGACCGCACCGAGGACAATGATTCCAGCCGGATCGAGGCGAGCCACGACGGTTATTCGCGCTCGTTCGGCCTGACCCACCGGCGCAGCTTGGTGCTGGGAAACGACGGCAAGGAATTGCGCGGAATCGACGAGCTCGCACCCAAGGGCCGGCGCCGCTCGAAGGACGGAACGTCTTTCGCCATCCGATTCCACCTTGCGCACGGCATCGAGCCGACGATCACCGCTGACGGAATGGGCGCGATCCTGCGCTCGCCGAGCGCACCGCCGTGGAACTTCCGCTCCCGCGGCGCTGCGATCGGGGTAGAGGAAAGCCTTGTCGTCGACGGTCATGGAATCCCGCACCGCACGATGCAGCTGGTGATCAACGGCGAAGCGGCAGCGTCCGGCGCCGAAGTGCATTGGCAGTTCCGCCGCTCGAGTTGAAACGAAGGAGAGATATGTGACCGACCTCGTGCCCGTCCGGAGGGCGCTCATTTCCGTTTCCGACAAGTCCGGGCTCGATGTCCTTGCTTCATCGCTCTCGAAGCGCGGTGTGGAGCTGGTTTCGACCGGCGGGACGGCGGCGAAGCTTCGCGAAAGCGGCGGAACGGTGCGCGACATCAGCGAGCTCACCGGCTTCCCCGAGATGAT from Sphingomonas anseongensis harbors:
- a CDS encoding serine hydrolase, with the translated sequence MTSLWSRVGLALALAGMTQIGAATIRSVEQPKPAPVKRQAQAAQLVAQPVTRAPVAPAYLRDRIDALGNAFDGRVGIAVRSIDQGWQTGWKDNELYPQQSVSKLWVSLTALDAVDKGRVRLDDRVTLTRSDLTLFHQPIRSLILGGGYTTTLSDLMVRAITTSDNTANDKLMRSVGGAAAVRKMIADKRLGAIRFYDGERALQSKIAGLLWSQSYSVGNAFFEARNALPRSVRRAALNRYIEDPYDGASPSAIVAALARLKRGELLSPESTARLLNIMGNTHTGPNRLKGGLQPGWTLSHKTGTGQELDGVQAGYNDIGILTAPDGRAYSVAVMIKKTSTPLPVRMKLMNNVVKAVITQHDMQKGSGYGL
- a CDS encoding DUF1674 domain-containing protein, which codes for MKRPRHLDPPKHLSKSPPVPEPEPVADPGPPEGEEARPDPTRYGDWEKKGIAIDF
- a CDS encoding prolyl hydroxylase family protein, encoding MAERLAGTPGVQKVPSASLDLFIVRDFLPPELCDAIIERIDSQRRPSTIADDSGIANFRTSETCDLDSGDAVVADVDCRIVGLLGLDPALGEPIQGQRYAVGQEFRAHTDTFNPGSYDYYVHTAAGGQRTWTAMLYLNDPEDGGATRFKTIGKTVHPERGKLLAWNNLLADGAPNPATLHHGMKVRKGVKFIITKWFRERPLV
- a CDS encoding NAD(P)H-dependent glycerol-3-phosphate dehydrogenase, producing MKRVAVIGGGAWGTALAQVAAKAGRDTLLWALESDVVDGINESHENGLFLPGIPLDPAIRATGDLDEIADCDAWLVVTPAQHMRAVLERAPRCDVPRILCSKGIEEHRGELLHQVAAEACPGAPVAVLSGPTFAHEVAKGLPTAVTLAAEDESLGARLRAGLAQPTFRIYASNDVAGAEIGGAVKNVLAIACGVVEGRGLGQNARSALIARGFAEMTRFGVAMGARRETLAGLSGLGDLVLTCSSTSSRNYSLGVGLGQGKSATELMADRRTVAEGAFTAPVLARLAKQRGIDMPIVDAVDALLKDARVDSVLEALLSRPPRVEGV
- the hemC gene encoding hydroxymethylbilane synthase; this encodes MRRNPRLGTRGSLLAMVQARKIASALEVVERWPAGHVEIVSIKTSGDKITDRPLAEVGGKALWTKELDAALLNGDIDFAVHSMKDVEVIRPVEIRLAAIRPRVYVDDKLIGAESIDQLKKGAVVGTSSPRRAAQLLAARPDLKIIPMRGNVDTRLKKLEAGEVDATILSAAGLHRLKLDHVGTSIPFDIMLPAPGQGALGVECRAEDTDCLQLLKLLDDAGSRATVTAERAFARALGGSCLSPVAALATVERTKVFLRAEILSVDGKDRVRDEASFPCGNDASAEKLALDMLERAPESIRRLFAKA
- the tsaD gene encoding tRNA (adenosine(37)-N6)-threonylcarbamoyltransferase complex transferase subunit TsaD, yielding MSLILGLESSCDDTAAALVTGDRRILAQAVVGQNDAHRPYGGVVPEIAARAHVQILPDLIRHVLAEANTDIAEVDAIAATAGPGLIGGVMVGLLTGKGLALSAGKPLVAVNHLEGHALSPRLVDPDLDFPYLLLLVSGGHCQILEVLGVGDYRRVATTIDDAAGEAFDKAAKLLGLPYPGGPAIEQLAKEGDPGAVPLPRPLVGSGEPHFSFAGLKSAVQRAAASGDHSPADIAASFQQAVVDCLVDRARLALERSDAPTLVVAGGVAANQAIRSALQQLATGSGRRFSVPPGWLCTDNAAMIAWAGAERYERGMVDDLSVPARARWPLDPEAEKVRGAGVKA
- a CDS encoding RsmB/NOP family class I SAM-dependent RNA methyltransferase, giving the protein MPSAEGVPARKAALQMLDSVLRGGRTLEAASGGTRNLPANDQAFAVAIAGEVLRRLPDLDSLIDSATRQRLPDDSKARMVLRMALAQKLALNTPDHAVVATALPLVDGGPRRLVHGVLGTLLRRGLTANEAPNLPPEVEERWAQAWGRDVVEAARRQIAARPALDLSFKSDEAAQLFVAETGARSLASRHVRLEDSGSVAALSGFSGGDWWVQDLAASLPARLIRADAGDVLDLCSAPGGKAMQLAAAGHQVVALDSSKRRLQRLSENLERTGLSADTVAADVLDWKPDRQFDAILLDAPCSATGTFRRHPEVLYRARPRIVAESAELQAKLIARAADWVRPGGTLVYSVCSLEPKEGEEIVTGFLGNRRDFRIAAPELGELPGFVAAQPDGWVRILPGLIESEGGLDGFFTARLVRAV
- a CDS encoding uroporphyrinogen-III synthase; amino-acid sequence: MRPVAILRPEPGASRTAASVRAMGLDPLIAPLFRIEALEWTPPDPQKFDCVLLTSANAVLQAGPGLDAFRDLPTYCVGEATAAAAKEAGLTVAKAGNGGVGDLLESLSPKLKLLHLCGRHRRPASTGSIEAVPVYESVAVEPPPALPALADAVLLVHSPRAGQRLKDLADQGLLDRKILSIAAISGEAARAAGAGWQEVEVATEPADSALLAIAARLCNKRG
- the rpe gene encoding ribulose-phosphate 3-epimerase, translated to MAGPLIAPSILSADFAKLGEEVRAIDEAGADWVHIDVMDGHFVPNLTIGPAVVKALRPHTSKPFDVHLMISPVDPFLDAFAEAGADVITVHPEAGPHLHRTIQRIKSLGKKAGVSLNPATPAKALDYVLEEVDLVLVMSVNPGFGGQKFISSQLRKIEAIAKRIAKENLDVLIEVDGGIDPETAPQAVNAGANVLVAGSATFRGGQGSYAANIRALRGEG
- a CDS encoding MICOS complex subunit MIC60; the encoded protein is MGWGARLLIGLVLVLVGAAAATWALAHYQSVARVLGVTAPAPPPQQLVLPVQPHPTSTLNPAIADQIGQLQARLQRVESESAQAQGSAGRADALLIAFAARRAIERGVALGYLEPLLVDRFGKDHPEAVATIVTSSRSPVRLTELIGQFQDLEPELIGPPPNEGLWTGVQRGLSSLITVHRSDRPSSQPKARYERALAHLMSGEVDSALAETMRLPGAPRARDWINSARRYVASHRALDEIESTALLGRSDPS
- a CDS encoding heparinase II/III family protein; the encoded protein is MSARDAAARDVVRKLAKGSLLSRLTGSRRQPLRLTAVPRDHVHGDRRAGDALLSGTFVCGPETLSLADLDFAAVGADGPVAEQLQGFSWLRDLAAAATREKGAKLAEAVVGRWLLAHGTRVDAAWRPELWGERILFWTAYAPYILSSTDSGYRSALLNTLARGARHLESNAERAPAGLKRVTAWAGAVAAALLVQGGVARVARAESGLGRALSSAQSDDGGLISRTPWEQALLVDRLGLLRSAYFAAKHTPPESFETAAAAALSALHGVILGDGGLSSWEGGNAGSSARLTAIVEGCGMRARPLRQPRGWGFHRLSALGTIVVMDAAPPPAAKTGSSGSASTLAFELSDGPQRLIVNCGGPGAGPTLMPPELVSALRTTAAHSTVTVADSNSTAILSDGTLGKGVTDVLIDRTEDNDSSRIEASHDGYSRSFGLTHRRSLVLGNDGKELRGIDELAPKGRRRSKDGTSFAIRFHLAHGIEPTITADGMGAILRSPSAPPWNFRSRGAAIGVEESLVVDGHGIPHRTMQLVINGEAAASGAEVHWQFRRSS